In Bacteroidia bacterium, one genomic interval encodes:
- a CDS encoding OsmC family protein, protein MPTSEVTYIGELRVKSVHVFSGNEIITDAPLDNQGKAQAFSPTDLLATSLANCMLTIMGIAARTHQFSIDGTRAEVTKTMASDPRRVSAIEVKLFFPKNNYSDKEKKIIENAAHTCPVAYSLHPDIKQDISFNF, encoded by the coding sequence ATGCCCACATCAGAAGTTACATATATAGGCGAATTACGCGTAAAATCGGTTCATGTTTTTTCAGGTAATGAAATAATCACCGATGCGCCTCTCGACAATCAGGGAAAAGCGCAAGCCTTCTCCCCTACCGACCTGTTGGCTACCTCGTTAGCCAATTGTATGCTCACTATAATGGGTATCGCTGCAAGGACTCATCAATTTTCTATTGATGGTACGCGTGCCGAAGTCACTAAAACAATGGCTTCGGATCCGCGAAGGGTCAGCGCTATTGAAGTGAAATTGTTTTTTCCGAAAAATAATTATTCGGATAAGGAAAAGAAAATAATAGAAAATGCAGCACATACATGTCCTGTTGCATACAGTCTCCATCCCGATATCAAACAAGATATCAGTTTTAATTTTTAA
- a CDS encoding nucleoside deaminase: MNNHNHFMEEAVALSKKAITDNEGGPFGCVIVKDGKIIAKGNNKVTSTNDPTAHAEVVAIREACKVVNSFQLDGCEIYTSCEPCPMCLGAIYWARPDVVYFANTRQEAAAIGFDDEFIYNEINIHPAERKIKMVHLPNQQAAGVFNSWQNKTDKTEY, encoded by the coding sequence ATGAACAATCACAATCATTTTATGGAAGAGGCTGTAGCCTTGTCCAAGAAAGCAATCACAGACAATGAGGGCGGCCCTTTTGGATGCGTAATAGTTAAAGACGGAAAAATTATTGCCAAAGGAAATAATAAAGTAACTTCCACCAACGACCCCACTGCACATGCAGAAGTGGTAGCCATTCGCGAAGCCTGTAAGGTGGTGAATAGTTTTCAGTTAGATGGTTGCGAAATATATACATCCTGTGAGCCCTGCCCCATGTGTCTGGGTGCAATTTACTGGGCACGGCCTGATGTGGTTTACTTCGCCAATACCAGACAGGAAGCTGCTGCAATAGGTTTTGATGATGAATTTATTTACAATGAAATAAATATTCATCCTGCTGAGAGAAAAATAAAAATGGTGCATCTGCCTAACCAACAGGCTGCCGGTGTTTTTAACTCATGGCAAAACAAAACTGACAAAACAGAGTATTGA
- a CDS encoding LptF/LptG family permease, producing MKLPFKKLTTLVLGSFIGPFIMTFFIALFVLLMQFLWKYIDDLVGKGLDWWTITKLLAYTSTTLVPLALPLAILLSSIMTFGNLAEHYEIVATKSAGISLQRLMRPLVVVAIIISLGAFYFSNNILPYSNLKMGSLLYDVRQQKPALFIKEGVFYNGIDGYSIKIGKKADDGKSIKNIMIYDHTHNMGNKKVVVADSGTMVMTNDKRYLILTLLNGHSYEEQQNRKKNYDTNPLLRTQFQSETIRFDLSSFQLNRTNEDLFKDNYQMMNVKQLNAMIDTFKLQAAQRKSRFVRDIKPYYQFLKDSTLFIHVSNAIAKPFLTDSIKLNNTKFETALSQCRVIKSYIESADDDLESRNRAYVKYQIEWHRKFTLSIACLLLFLIGAPLGAIIRKGGLGLPIVISIAFFLCYHIISITGEKMAKEGIISVERGMWQSSLVLLPIGIFMVYKATHDSALFDMDSYKSFFKKLFRKKRLDDFLFK from the coding sequence ATGAAATTACCATTTAAGAAACTCACCACACTCGTTTTAGGTTCTTTTATCGGTCCTTTTATCATGACATTTTTTATTGCACTCTTTGTGCTTTTAATGCAGTTTCTGTGGAAATACATTGACGACCTTGTTGGCAAAGGGCTTGACTGGTGGACTATCACCAAACTACTTGCTTACACGTCAACAACATTAGTTCCTTTGGCATTACCATTAGCCATTCTGTTGTCATCAATAATGACTTTTGGCAATCTGGCAGAACACTATGAGATTGTTGCCACAAAATCAGCAGGTATTTCTTTACAAAGGTTAATGCGCCCATTAGTAGTGGTTGCAATAATAATTTCTTTAGGCGCCTTTTATTTTTCAAACAACATTTTACCTTACAGTAATCTTAAAATGGGCTCGCTGCTTTATGATGTGCGTCAACAAAAGCCGGCATTGTTTATTAAAGAAGGTGTTTTTTACAATGGCATTGATGGCTACAGTATTAAAATAGGTAAAAAAGCTGATGATGGTAAATCAATCAAAAACATCATGATTTATGATCATACACACAACATGGGAAATAAAAAAGTTGTGGTTGCCGATAGTGGCACTATGGTAATGACCAATGATAAACGTTATCTTATTTTAACATTATTGAACGGACACTCATACGAAGAACAACAAAACCGCAAAAAAAATTATGACACCAACCCCTTGCTCAGAACACAATTTCAATCAGAAACAATTCGTTTTGATCTATCTTCTTTTCAACTGAACCGAACAAACGAAGACTTGTTTAAAGACAATTATCAGATGATGAATGTGAAACAATTAAATGCCATGATTGACACTTTTAAATTACAGGCAGCGCAACGTAAATCACGGTTTGTAAGAGATATAAAACCATATTATCAGTTTTTAAAGGACTCAACATTGTTTATCCATGTTAGCAATGCCATTGCAAAACCTTTTCTAACTGATAGCATCAAACTAAACAACACCAAATTTGAAACAGCTTTGTCGCAATGTCGTGTCATCAAATCGTATATAGAAAGTGCTGATGATGATTTAGAGAGCAGAAATCGTGCCTATGTAAAATATCAAATTGAGTGGCATCGCAAATTCACTTTATCAATTGCCTGTTTATTGCTGTTCTTAATTGGAGCACCTTTAGGTGCCATCATCCGCAAAGGCGGTCTTGGACTACCTATTGTAATTTCCATTGCATTCTTCCTCTGCTATCACATTATTTCCATCACAGGAGAAAAGATGGCAAAAGAAGGAATCATCAGTGTAGAAAGAGGCATGTGGCAATCGTCATTAGTGTTGTTGCCTATTGGAATTTTTATGGTTTACAAAGCCACACACGACTCCGCCTTGTTTGATATGGACTCTTATAAGTCATTTTTCAAAAAACTGTTCCGGAAAAAACGGCTTGATGACTTTTTATTTAAGTAG
- a CDS encoding T9SS type A sorting domain-containing protein — protein MGINEIESYKNKISLMPNPAKDELRIMSDELRIKNIEVCDALNNVVLVEGAEAIEKSIKINVGNFASGVYFVKVFSDKGIAVKKFVKE, from the coding sequence GTGGGTATAAATGAAATAGAGAGTTATAAGAATAAAATATCATTAATGCCCAATCCGGCAAAAGATGAATTAAGAATTATGAGTGATGAATTAAGAATTAAAAACATTGAAGTTTGCGATGCGCTTAATAATGTAGTGTTAGTTGAAGGTGCAGAGGCAATAGAAAAAAGCATTAAAATTAATGTCGGTAATTTTGCAAGCGGAGTTTATTTTGTAAAGGTTTTTAGTGATAAAGGTATTGCAGTTAAAAAGTTTGTTAAGGAATGA
- a CDS encoding T9SS type A sorting domain-containing protein, with amino-acid sequence MMLQGTSEDTLLTRWYDSTAVYNIGLFKTVLDSADVNPEYALTLNESIAPDNHAEENEKAVNAIYLVTWAVDSFELTTEQYDILYAIANENPLTGGTGVYAARVMLGLHIDDDYESIGSRMANPNGTQSAAVADNKISLMPNPAIEKTIYSNQLEKNQKGVINIYSKFGVRVSSYLLHEGYNKVLIDLHELAQGVYIIKTEVNGRVTDIRKLVVIK; translated from the coding sequence ATGATGTTACAGGGCACATCAGAAGATACCCTGTTAACAAGGTGGTATGACAGCACGGCTGTTTACAATATAGGTTTGTTTAAAACAGTGCTTGACTCTGCCGATGTTAATCCGGAGTATGCTTTAACATTAAACGAAAGCATTGCTCCCGACAACCATGCCGAAGAAAATGAAAAAGCCGTTAATGCCATATACCTTGTAACATGGGCTGTTGATAGCTTTGAATTAACTACCGAACAGTATGATATACTCTATGCGATTGCCAATGAAAATCCGTTAACGGGCGGCACAGGAGTGTATGCGGCAAGGGTAATGCTCGGGCTTCATATTGATGATGATTATGAATCCATCGGCAGCCGAATGGCTAATCCGAATGGCACACAAAGCGCTGCTGTTGCTGATAATAAAATATCATTAATGCCAAATCCTGCGATAGAGAAAACTATTTACAGCAATCAACTTGAAAAAAATCAAAAAGGTGTTATAAATATATATTCCAAATTTGGTGTAAGGGTGAGCAGCTATTTATTGCATGAAGGATATAATAAAGTTCTCATAGATTTGCATGAACTTGCACAAGGAGTTTACATTATAAAAACAGAAGTAAACGGTAGAGTTACAGATATAAGAAAGTTGGTAGTAATTAAGTAA
- a CDS encoding T9SS type A sorting domain-containing protein, with the protein MKKSTICLCLFLSLKVSAQNLVLNPSFEDTITCPIGTWAMQCRYWYSASVGSPDYFSEQPDIFCSTSYVPQNQVGFQYARTGIAYVGLGPFVSTTFPSFANRREYIGGGLSDTLKHGHEYCVSFYVSVAEEFKYVVDGIGLYLSVDSAVDYTINTNLSFVPQISNLAGNIIYDTLNWVQISGTYIANGGEKYLTIGNFNDDINTLVDSTSGTLMGAYLFIDDVSVVDCTVGINEIESYKNKIKLMPNPTNSELRIENAELKIKNMEITDVLGNVVLIESVKSDEKNIKINVSNFTKGVYFVKVFSDKGIAIKKFVKE; encoded by the coding sequence ATGAAAAAGTCAACTATTTGTTTATGCTTATTTTTATCATTAAAGGTAAGTGCACAAAACTTGGTATTAAACCCAAGTTTTGAAGATACGATAACCTGTCCAATTGGAACATGGGCTATGCAGTGTCGTTACTGGTATTCAGCATCAGTTGGCAGTCCTGATTATTTCAGCGAGCAGCCTGATATATTTTGTTCAACATCTTATGTTCCGCAAAATCAGGTAGGCTTTCAATATGCCCGAACTGGTATTGCTTATGTGGGGTTAGGCCCATTTGTTTCGACTACATTTCCTTCTTTTGCTAATAGACGAGAATACATAGGGGGAGGTTTGTCGGATACATTAAAGCATGGGCATGAGTATTGCGTCAGCTTTTATGTTTCGGTTGCCGAAGAATTCAAATACGTTGTTGACGGCATAGGTTTATACCTTTCTGTTGACAGTGCGGTAGATTATACCATAAACACCAACCTTTCATTTGTTCCTCAAATTTCAAACCTTGCGGGCAATATAATTTATGATACACTTAACTGGGTGCAGATTTCAGGAACATACATTGCCAATGGTGGTGAAAAATACCTTACCATTGGTAATTTTAACGATGACATAAATACATTAGTTGACTCCACATCAGGAACATTAATGGGAGCTTACTTGTTCATAGATGATGTTTCAGTAGTAGATTGTACGGTGGGTATAAATGAGATAGAGAGTTATAAGAATAAAATAAAGCTGATGCCGAACCCAACCAATTCAGAATTAAGAATTGAGAATGCAGAATTGAAAATTAAAAATATGGAAATTACGGATGTGCTTGGAAATGTGGTTTTAATTGAAAGCGTAAAATCAGATGAGAAAAATATCAAAATAAATGTGAGTAATTTTACTAAAGGAGTTTATTTTGTAAAAGTGTTTAGTGATAAAGGAATTGCAATTAAAAAGTTTGTTAAGGAATGA
- a CDS encoding T9SS type A sorting domain-containing protein, protein MGGILSDTLRQGHEYCVSFYVSVAEKCKYVTDGIGLYLSVDSAVDYTINTNLSFVPQISNPAGNIIYDTLNWVQISGTYIANGGEKYLTIGNFKDDANTMIDSTSSTGNSAYYFIDDVSVIDCTVGINEVNDNLSVGKLYPNPARTAVYYESELNDNENGLLELYDMLGNKLSAYTLNHGKNKITIETSGYARGVYMVKVNITDRQPEFIKLILQ, encoded by the coding sequence GTGGGTGGAATATTGTCGGATACATTAAGGCAGGGGCATGAGTATTGTGTCAGCTTTTATGTATCGGTTGCCGAGAAGTGCAAATATGTTACAGACGGCATAGGTTTATACCTTTCTGTTGACAGCGCTGTTGATTATACCATAAACACCAACCTTTCGTTTGTTCCTCAAATTTCAAACCCTGCGGGCAACATAATTTATGATACGCTTAACTGGGTGCAGATTTCAGGAACATACATAGCCAATGGCGGAGAAAAATATTTGACCATTGGCAACTTTAAAGATGATGCTAACACAATGATTGATTCTACTTCATCAACGGGAAATAGTGCATACTATTTCATAGATGATGTAAGTGTAATAGACTGCACGGTGGGGATAAATGAAGTAAATGATAATTTAAGTGTAGGTAAGCTATACCCCAACCCTGCACGAACAGCGGTGTACTATGAAAGTGAGTTGAATGACAATGAAAATGGTTTGCTGGAATTGTATGATATGCTCGGCAATAAATTATCGGCATATACATTAAATCATGGTAAAAATAAAATTACCATAGAAACATCAGGTTATGCACGTGGAGTGTATATGGTTAAAGTAAATATAACTGACAGGCAACCTGAATTTATAAAACTGATATTGCAGTAA
- a CDS encoding T9SS type A sorting domain-containing protein: protein MKKFLIIVLCFIALNSNAQNLVINPSFENTIPCWIFINLGTWQMQCTNWYSASGGSPDYFSETYDPFCYALPVPDNNIGYQYARTGVAYVGLSAFTSAPFTNYREYIGGELSDTLKQGHEYCVSFYVSVANKSKYIVDGIGLYLSADSTVDYSIDTNLSFVPQIENPAGNIIYDTLNWVQISGTYIASGGEKYLTIGNFKADSNTAIDSISGPIIFSYFLIDDVSVIDCTVGINEVNDNKDIGRLYPNPANTVVYYHDNLGENENGVLTLLDMLGKQLKDYKLTKGNNLISIPVFDLSKGIYIVKVEIMGCNSEIIKLVVN from the coding sequence ATGAAAAAGTTTTTAATTATCGTTTTATGTTTTATTGCATTAAACAGCAATGCTCAGAATTTAGTTATTAATCCGTCATTTGAAAATACAATACCATGCTGGATATTCATTAATCTTGGCACATGGCAAATGCAATGCACCAATTGGTATTCAGCATCAGGTGGCAGCCCTGATTATTTCAGCGAAACGTATGACCCTTTCTGTTACGCCTTACCTGTACCTGATAATAATATTGGATATCAATACGCCCGTACAGGTGTTGCTTATGTAGGTTTGTCTGCTTTTACTTCAGCCCCATTTACAAACTATAGAGAATATATAGGAGGAGAATTATCCGATACATTAAAGCAGGGGCATGAGTATTGTGTAAGTTTTTATGTATCTGTAGCGAATAAGTCTAAATACATCGTAGATGGCATAGGATTATACCTGTCAGCAGATAGCACAGTGGATTATTCAATTGATACTAATCTTTCATTTGTACCGCAAATTGAAAATCCAGCCGGAAATATTATTTATGATACGCTTAACTGGGTGCAAATTTCGGGAACGTACATTGCTTCTGGTGGTGAAAAATACCTTACTATTGGTAATTTTAAAGCTGACTCTAATACAGCTATTGATTCTATTTCTGGCCCAATAATTTTCTCTTACTTTTTAATAGATGATGTATCGGTTATAGACTGCACGGTTGGTATTAACGAAGTAAATGATAATAAAGATATAGGAAGGCTATATCCAAATCCAGCCAATACAGTTGTTTATTATCACGATAACTTGGGTGAGAATGAAAACGGAGTTTTAACTTTATTGGATATGCTCGGTAAGCAATTAAAAGATTATAAGCTGACAAAAGGCAATAATTTAATTTCAATACCTGTATTTGATTTATCAAAAGGCATATACATTGTAAAGGTGGAAATTATGGGGTGTAACAGTGAAATAATTAAATTGGTCGTTAATTAA
- a CDS encoding T9SS type A sorting domain-containing protein → MRKIFIVIFLYLVSNANAQNLVLNPSFEDTIACPTTTAIPMQCKYWYTANIGSPDYFSEQPDIFCGTSPVPLSNAGYQYARTGIAYVGLVTLMQPLNPNYLNRREYIGGELSDTLKQGHEYCVSFYISVAEELKYVTDGIGLYLSIDSAVDYTINTNLPFVPQISNPSGNIIYDTLNWVQISGTYIANGGEKYLTIGNFKDNANTLIDSINNNVPQSRYESYLFIDDVSVIDCTVGIGEVNNNKDIGEVNNNKDIGRLYPNPANTVVYYQDNLGENENGVLTLLDMLGKELKGYKLTKGNNLISIPVADLAKGMYMVKIKINGRTDENKKLLIQ, encoded by the coding sequence ATGAGAAAAATATTTATTGTCATATTTTTATATCTTGTGTCAAATGCAAATGCGCAAAATTTGGTGTTAAACCCAAGTTTTGAAGATACAATAGCTTGCCCAACAACAACAGCAATCCCAATGCAATGCAAATATTGGTACACGGCTAATATAGGCAGTCCTGATTATTTCAGTGAACAGCCTGATATATTTTGCGGAACCTCTCCTGTGCCTTTAAGCAATGCCGGTTATCAATATGCCAGAACAGGGATTGCTTATGTAGGATTAGTAACACTTATGCAGCCTTTAAATCCAAATTATCTAAATAGGCGAGAGTATATTGGAGGAGAACTTTCTGACACATTAAAACAGGGGCATGAGTATTGTGTCAGCTTTTATATATCGGTTGCAGAGGAATTAAAATATGTTACAGACGGCATAGGATTATACTTATCTATTGACAGCGCTGTTGATTATACCATTAACACCAACCTTCCGTTTGTACCTCAAATTTCAAACCCTTCAGGCAACATAATTTATGATACGCTTAACTGGGTGCAGATTTCGGGAACGTACATTGCCAATGGCGGTGAAAAATACCTCACCATTGGTAATTTTAAAGATAATGCTAATACCTTGATTGATTCCATAAATAACAATGTTCCCCAAAGCCGATATGAATCGTACTTGTTTATAGACGATGTAAGCGTAATAGACTGCACGGTGGGGATTGGCGAAGTAAATAATAATAAAGATATTGGCGAAGTAAATAATAATAAAGATATAGGCAGGCTTTATCCGAACCCAGCCAATACAGTTGTATATTACCAAGACAACTTAGGTGAGAATGAAAACGGAGTTTTAACTTTATTGGATATGCTCGGTAAAGAATTAAAAGGATATAAGCTGACAAAAGGTAATAATTTAATTTCAATACCGGTAGCTGATTTGGCAAAAGGCATGTATATGGTAAAGATAAAAATTAATGGCAGAACGGACGAAAATAAAAAGCTGTTAATACAATAA
- a CDS encoding T9SS type A sorting domain-containing protein, giving the protein MKKLTIYLCLFFASKADAQNLVLNPSFEDTIACTGTYAMQCKYWYWATYGSPDYFSEQPDIFCGTSYVPQSGGGYQYARTGIAYVGLGVYTKHVSPNHINRREYVGGELSDTLKQGHEYCVSFYVSVAEEFKYVVDGIGLYLSVDSAVDYTINTNLSFMPQISNPAGNIIYDTLNWVQISGTYIANGGEKYLTIGNFKDDANTAIDSTSASLIESYFFIDDVSVIDCTVGINEVNDNLSSGKLYPNPATKVVYFENNLSEKENGTLQLMDITGREMASYKLNKGNLLAIPTPYARGVYLVKINITGKPTETVKLILE; this is encoded by the coding sequence ATGAAAAAGTTAACAATTTATTTATGCTTGTTTTTTGCGAGTAAAGCAGATGCTCAAAATCTTGTTTTGAATCCTTCATTTGAAGATACTATAGCCTGCACAGGCACCTATGCTATGCAATGTAAATATTGGTATTGGGCAACTTATGGTAGTCCTGATTATTTCAGCGAACAGCCTGATATATTTTGCGGAACATCTTACGTTCCGCAAAGTGGAGGTGGATACCAATATGCAAGAACAGGAATTGCTTATGTAGGATTGGGTGTTTACACAAAACATGTTTCCCCAAATCATATAAATAGAAGAGAATATGTAGGAGGAGAATTATCCGATACATTAAAGCAGGGACATGAGTATTGTGTCAGCTTTTATGTTTCGGTTGCAGAGGAATTCAAATATGTTGTGGATGGCATAGGGTTATATCTTTCTGTTGACAGCGCTGTTGATTATACCATAAACACAAACCTTTCGTTTATGCCTCAAATTTCAAACCCTGCGGGCAATATAATTTATGATACGCTTAACTGGGTGCAGATTTCGGGAACGTACATAGCTAATGGTGGTGAAAAATATTTGACCATTGGCAATTTTAAAGATGATGCTAACACCGCAATTGATTCTACAAGTGCAAGTCTAATTGAAAGTTATTTTTTCATTGACGATGTAAGTGTAATTGACTGCACAGTTGGTATTAACGAAGTAAATGATAATTTAAGTTCAGGCAAATTGTATCCCAATCCAGCCACAAAGGTTGTTTACTTTGAAAACAATCTTTCTGAAAAAGAAAACGGAACATTGCAGCTTATGGATATAACAGGCAGAGAAATGGCAAGCTATAAACTTAATAAAGGAAATTTGCTTGCCATACCAACACCTTATGCAAGAGGTGTGTACTTGGTTAAAATTAATATAACAGGTAAACCCACAGAAACCGTTAAATTGATATTAGAGTAA
- a CDS encoding T9SS type A sorting domain-containing protein, which produces MNKVLIGLFLFLSLNANAQNLVLNPSFEDTIACLPSTYVMPCRFWYTASNNTPDYFSEQPDFNCMIPAPQSTIGYQYARTGIAYVGLFTFFPPFNNQREYIGGELSDTLKQGHEYCVSFYVSVAEKCKYVTDGIGLYLSVDSAVDYTINTNLSFVPQISNPAGNIIYDTLNWVQISGTYIANGGEKYLTIGNFKDDANTMIDSTSSTGNSAYYFIDDVSVIDCTVGINEVNDNLSVGKLYPNPARTAVYYESELNDNENGLLELYDMLGNKLSAYTLNHGKNKITIETSGYARGVYMVKVNITDRQPEFIKLILQ; this is translated from the coding sequence ATGAATAAGGTTCTGATAGGTTTATTTTTGTTTTTATCATTAAATGCAAATGCGCAAAATCTGGTATTAAATCCTTCATTTGAAGATACCATTGCTTGCCTGCCAAGTACTTATGTAATGCCATGTAGATTTTGGTATACAGCATCAAATAATACTCCGGATTATTTTAGTGAACAACCTGATTTTAATTGTATGATACCAGCTCCGCAAAGTACCATAGGATATCAATATGCGAGAACAGGAATTGCTTATGTAGGGTTATTTACTTTTTTTCCACCATTTAACAATCAACGTGAATATATAGGAGGAGAATTATCCGACACATTAAAGCAGGGGCATGAGTATTGTGTCAGCTTTTATGTATCGGTTGCCGAGAAGTGCAAATATGTTACAGACGGCATAGGTTTATACCTTTCTGTTGACAGCGCTGTTGATTATACCATAAACACCAACCTTTCGTTTGTTCCTCAAATTTCAAACCCTGCGGGCAACATAATTTATGATACGCTTAACTGGGTGCAGATTTCAGGAACATACATAGCCAATGGCGGAGAAAAATATTTGACCATTGGCAACTTTAAAGATGATGCTAACACAATGATTGATTCTACTTCATCAACGGGAAATAGTGCATACTATTTCATAGATGATGTAAGTGTAATAGACTGCACGGTGGGGATAAATGAAGTAAATGATAATTTAAGTGTAGGTAAGCTATACCCCAACCCTGCACGAACAGCGGTGTACTATGAAAGTGAGTTGAATGACAATGAAAATGGTTTGCTGGAATTGTATGATATGCTCGGCAATAAATTATCGGCATATACATTAAATCATGGTAAAAATAAAATTACCATAGAAACATCAGGTTATGCACGTGGAGTGTATATGGTTAAAGTAAATATAACTGACAGGCAACCTGAATTTATAAAACTGATATTGCAGTAA
- a CDS encoding T9SS type A sorting domain-containing protein, producing the protein MINPAPVWYYGNVAALLPNEMTPGGCMDFQPATLGYDCDPSALRAQQQLLTDVAAREGYYDSLDADMQYWAQRQVYELLLSDDSLMLQETPADTLLTLWKDSVAAGNIGAFRTVADSAIANAAYAAELNYNITPLNHAEENEQAVYALYFALAGEQPDSAQYEALSAIAAENAISGGGGVYMARAMIDTNADDVTGIASLRMAANVAGNKNISGTGRLYPNPANTFVYYQDNLGENENGIITLLDMLGKELKGYKLTKGNNLISIPVSDLAKGMYMVKIRITNRDDKMIKLAVK; encoded by the coding sequence ATGATAAATCCTGCTCCTGTTTGGTATTATGGAAATGTTGCTGCTTTACTTCCAAATGAAATGACACCAGGTGGATGCATGGACTTTCAACCGGCAACACTTGGCTATGACTGCGACCCGTCTGCACTGCGCGCACAGCAGCAGTTGCTTACCGATGTGGCTGCCCGGGAGGGATATTATGACAGCCTTGATGCCGACATGCAGTACTGGGCGCAGAGGCAGGTGTATGAGCTGCTGCTGAGCGATGACAGTCTTATGCTGCAAGAAACCCCTGCCGACACATTGCTTACGCTGTGGAAAGACAGCGTGGCTGCGGGCAACATTGGCGCGTTCAGAACCGTTGCCGATTCGGCTATAGCCAATGCCGCTTATGCTGCTGAACTGAACTACAACATAACTCCTCTTAACCATGCCGAAGAAAACGAGCAGGCAGTGTATGCCCTGTATTTTGCATTAGCCGGTGAGCAGCCCGACTCGGCACAGTACGAAGCACTGAGCGCCATAGCTGCCGAAAATGCCATAAGCGGTGGTGGCGGAGTTTACATGGCGCGAGCCATGATTGATACCAATGCCGATGATGTTACCGGAATAGCAAGCCTGCGAATGGCTGCAAATGTGGCGGGCAATAAAAACATAAGCGGAACAGGCAGGCTTTATCCTAACCCAGCCAATACATTTGTATATTACCAAGACAACTTAGGTGAGAATGAAAACGGAATTATAACGTTATTGGATATGCTCGGTAAAGAATTAAAAGGATACAAGCTGACAAAAGGTAATAATTTAATTTCAATACCGGTATCCGATTTGGCAAAGGGCATGTATATGGTTAAGATAAGAATAACAAATCGTGACGATAAGATGATTAAATTAGCAGTAAAATAA